In Zingiber officinale cultivar Zhangliang chromosome 11B, Zo_v1.1, whole genome shotgun sequence, a single window of DNA contains:
- the LOC122034480 gene encoding NAC domain-containing protein 79-like — translation MDRLPPGFRFRPTDEELITHYLARKVADAGFRTLVIGEVDLNKYEPWDLPLRAEMGEKEWYFFCVRGRKYPTGLRTNRATRTGYWKATGKDNAVYRGRSLVGMKKTLVFYRGRAPKGEKSNWVMHEYRLEGKCSLHHHHHLAKNEWVVCRVFHKIPASTKKPPVMIKAEAASPLPRPPLPTIHASASSIIALDSIDVTCFSTLPAATFDRNLDDDSFAPAEPQRPPPLFALGGDDQQAAAGGSDHILALLGHTIWNDCY, via the exons ATGGATCGCCTCCCGCCTGGCTTCCGCTTCCGACCCACTGACGAAGAGCTCATCACCCACTACCTCGCCCGCAAAGTCGCCGACGCCGGATTCCGCACCCTCGTCATCGGCGAAGTCGACCTCAACAAGTACGAGCCCTGGGATTTGCCAT TGAGAGCCGAGATGGGGGAGAAGGAGTGGTACTTCTTCTGCGTCAGGGGCAGGAAGTACCCCACCGGGCTGAGGACCAACAGGGCCACCCGAACCGGCTATTGGAAGGCCACCGGAAAAGACAACGCCGTCTATCGCGGCCGAAGCCTGGTCGGCATGAAGAAGACTCTGGTTTTCTACCGTGGCAGAGCTCCCAAGGGCGAGAAGAGCAATTGGGTCATGCACGAGTACAGATTGGAGGGCAAGTGCTCCCTCCACCACCACCATCATCTCGCTAAA AACGAGTGGGTGGTGTGCCGGGTGTTCCACAAGATCCCGGCGAGCACCAAGAAGCCTCCGGTCATGATCAAAGCCGAGGCGGCGTCTCCTCTTCCACGGCCCCCACTGCCGACGATCCACGCTAGCGCCAGCAGCATCATCGCATTGGACTCGATCGACGTGACCTGCTTCTCCACTTTGCCGGCGGCGACTTTCGACCGAAACTTGGACGACGACTCCTTCGCTCCGGCCGAACCGCAGCGCCCGCCGCCTCTGTTCGCCTTAGGAGGTGACGATCAGCAGGCGGCCGCCGGCGGCAGCGATCACATTCTGGCGCTTCTCGGTCACACTATTTGGAACGACTGCTATTAA